From the Kiritimatiellia bacterium genome, the window CGACATGGGCGGGGCCGAAAGAATCGGCCACGAGCGCCGGCATGACGGCGAATCCGCCGCCATAACACGCCAGCAGGTAACAGGCGGCCGCCGTGAATAAAGCGACGTTTTTGACCTGCGGCAAAAGCGCATAGAGCAAGGCCGCGCTGGCAAACATGATGAGCAAAACCGTTTTCCGGCCGATGCCGTCGGAAAGCCATGCCCAAAAAAAACGGCCGGCGCCGTTGAAAAGAGACGCGACTGATAGCACGGCGCCGCCGGCGACGGCAAGCGCGGCAGGATCCCGGATAACATCTTTCTGGATTTCCTGGGCCATCGGGGAAAGCTGGGAAAGAAGTCCGATTCCCGCGGAAATATTGAGAAAAAAAAGCGTCCAAAGCATCCACCACTGGCGGGTTGAAAAAGCTTCGCGGAAAGTCAATGAGCCGGCCGGCGTGGCCGCCCTGGCAGTCGCCGGCACAAAACCATCGGGCAGCCAGTCCCGCGGCGGATCTTTAAAAAAACGGGCCATGGCAACCGTTAAGACCAGAAATATTGCCCCGAAAACAAACCAGGTCCGGGCAATACCGATATGGTTGACCATGACCGGAGCGGTCTGTCCCATAAAAAACGCGCCGGCGCCGAATCCCATTACAGCCAGGCCTGTTACCAGCCCGCGTTTGTCAGGAAACCAGCGGATCAAGGTCGCGATCGGAGTAACGTAAGCCAGGCCGTTGCCGCCGCCGCCGATAAAACCGAAGCCCAGATAAAGGAGGAAAATATTGCCGGTGTAGTCGGCCAGCCCAGCCAGAATGGTTCCGAGGCCGAACATGACGCCGCCGGCCGCGGCCACTTTCCTGGGGCCGATTTTATCCATCAACGCCCCGCCAAAAGCGGCGCAGACGCCGATCATGCCGATGCAAATCATGAAGGCAGTTTGGGTCGCCGTTTCGCCCCAACCGTGTGCCGATATCAAAGGTTTCTTGAAAACCGACCAGGCATAAACCGTCCCGAGGCAAAGCTGCATCACAACCGCCGCGGCGGCAATGCCCCATCGGCTCCGTTGCAACGGAGTTTCCATCCGCGCCCCCCTTCCTTGCTGAAGCGCAAGGAATATACGAACGAAAGTTGGAAAACAAGCTTTTTTGGTAGAAACAAAAAGAAAAAACAGGTAGAAATATCAAACAACGCCATGACAGCATCAGGAAAAAGCCCGGAAAAGATCATCAAACGCGAAGGCAACCTCGTGCCATATGACCGCGATCGGATTGCGACGGCCATTTTCAGGGCGATGGCCTCAATCGGGAAGGGCAACCGGCCGCTGGCGGACGCCGTCAGTCTTGACGTTGAGCGCGCGCTCGTGGCCGGCTATGGCCATGATTCCACGCCAAGCGTTGAGGAAATCCAGGACATTGTGGAAAAAATTCTGCTGGAAAAAGGACAGACTGAAACCGCGAAAACTTATATGGCCTACCGCTCCCAGCGCGCCCAGGCCCGCTCAAGAAGGGAAAAATCTTTTGAGATCACGGATAACATTCCCTACAAGAAAATATATGAAGTGCTCCGCTGGAACATCAATCACGGCTGTGACACCGTGCGCGGCTTAAACCGGATAATATCCGAAGGGCATTTTGCCGGGCTGGTCCGCGATTCCGACCAGCGCTATGAAGACGAACTGACCCGCTGCGCCCGGGAAATCGTCAGCAAAAACAAAAAGGCGCGCGTGATCATCGTGGCCGGGCCTTCTTCATCCGGCAAAACAACCACCACCATGAAACTGGGCGAAAAAATAAAGCAGGACGGGATTGAATTCAAATCGCTGATAATGGATAATTATTTTTTTGACCTGGAAAAACACCCGAAAGACGAATTCGGCGATTACGATTATGAGTCGCCCCACTCTTTGGATCTGGCATTGATTAACGAACACTTATGCGCCCTGCTTGAAGGCCGAACGGTTCAAGTCCCCTTTTATAATTTCAAAACCGGCAAACGCACGCTGAACGTCCAAAGCATGAAACTGGAAAAGAACCAGCTTCTTCTCCTGGACAGTTTGCACGGCCTCTTTTCTGAAATGACGCAGGGAATCCCCGCGGCCAGCATTTTCAAAATCTATATTGAAACCCTGGGGCAAATCCGCTCCGACGACAACATCTTCATGCGCTGGGCTGACAACCGCCTCATGCGGCGCATGATCCGCGACAAACTCCACCGCAATTCTCTTCCGCTGGAAACCATCACGCACTGGCATTATGTCCGGCGCAGCGAATTGCAGAACATCATTCCCTTCATCGCCACAGCGGATTTCCTCATCAATAGCGCCCTGCCCTATGAAATTCCTGTCCTGAAAAACAAGGTGTTTCAGTGGTTCCCCGAGGCCATACGGCAGTATCGCACCGACCCGCAGCGCCAGGACGCGTATATCCGCGCCAAACGCATGGCCGATTTCCTCGCGCCCCTGCAGGAAACGGCCGACGATGCGATGATACGGGATGACTCGCTGCTGCGCGAATTCATCGGCGGCGGCAAGTATGAGTGCTGACTTTAAATTCCGCGAGCCACAATGTCCGACATTCCTTCAGATTGCAGCCCGAGCATGTTTCAAGCAGGCAGCGCGCTTTATGCGATTTTTTTTAAAAGCCAGGCGATATTGCGGCCAAGGGTCTGCATGGTGCGCATGCCCTCTTCGTCCTTGGCGGCCTGGCCTTTCTCGCGGCCGAAAGCCAAGTTCCAGTAACTTGACCCCGGCACAATCATA encodes:
- a CDS encoding OFA family MFS transporter, which produces METPLQRSRWGIAAAAVVMQLCLGTVYAWSVFKKPLISAHGWGETATQTAFMICIGMIGVCAAFGGALMDKIGPRKVAAAGGVMFGLGTILAGLADYTGNIFLLYLGFGFIGGGGNGLAYVTPIATLIRWFPDKRGLVTGLAVMGFGAGAFFMGQTAPVMVNHIGIARTWFVFGAIFLVLTVAMARFFKDPPRDWLPDGFVPATARAATPAGSLTFREAFSTRQWWMLWTLFFLNISAGIGLLSQLSPMAQEIQKDVIRDPAALAVAGGAVLSVASLFNGAGRFFWAWLSDGIGRKTVLLIMFASAALLYALLPQVKNVALFTAAACYLLACYGGGFAVMPALVADSFGPAHV
- a CDS encoding ATP cone domain-containing protein, encoding MTASGKSPEKIIKREGNLVPYDRDRIATAIFRAMASIGKGNRPLADAVSLDVERALVAGYGHDSTPSVEEIQDIVEKILLEKGQTETAKTYMAYRSQRAQARSRREKSFEITDNIPYKKIYEVLRWNINHGCDTVRGLNRIISEGHFAGLVRDSDQRYEDELTRCAREIVSKNKKARVIIVAGPSSSGKTTTTMKLGEKIKQDGIEFKSLIMDNYFFDLEKHPKDEFGDYDYESPHSLDLALINEHLCALLEGRTVQVPFYNFKTGKRTLNVQSMKLEKNQLLLLDSLHGLFSEMTQGIPAASIFKIYIETLGQIRSDDNIFMRWADNRLMRRMIRDKLHRNSLPLETITHWHYVRRSELQNIIPFIATADFLINSALPYEIPVLKNKVFQWFPEAIRQYRTDPQRQDAYIRAKRMADFLAPLQETADDAMIRDDSLLREFIGGGKYEC